The genomic region cacactctcacacacactctcaccacACTCCTGTATGCCAACCTTTACTATCCCCCGGCCATGTAATTACCATTGTCTGGTGGGATCAAACTCTCAGACAGAAGGGTGGTAGCAAGCAGCCAACGCTGCAGACGGAGAGGAGCTCTCCGTTTGGCCACAACAGGCGCAGGGTGCTGGGCGCCATGTTCTCCACACGGTGCAGACCAACCATGACCGCATCCTGGGTTTGGAAAACAGGGAGAGAGCGGCCCTACAGCACTGAACAAACAGGCCTACATTAGCAATGTGATGCAGAGCTGGCATGAGTAATCATACAATATATTATAGGCACATTGACACAAGCACACATTTGAAAGAAAAGGTCTACTTGAATGTGTTTGTAATAGGGTGTGAATATGAATCTAGAGACTTAAGCTATCTAAATGAATGAATTGCCATACAACCGCAGTTGGTGACATTTTCATTCAAAGAGCATGGTTTTTGGCCGTTGTCGTTGTCTTATTGGTCAACAGTGAGTGTTACCCTACCTCTAACTACAACTCCCCAATAATTATTCCCTGAGCTCCGTCTCCGCGGTAACGTAGGAGGTCAGAGGTGAGTAACAGCATGCGCTGCCCATGCCACCACTGGTTAAACCCAGCTCCTGGACCTTCCTCTCCAGgtttccctcttcctcctctccctctcttccaggCTCAACTCACTGGGGGAACCCGGGGGGAGGTGGGCTCCACCATGCCCACACACAGGGCACTGAGAAAAGGAATCCTCTGGAGCTGAGGCTGGGTCACTTTTGGTCCAACTCTGGAAGGGAATTGTCCTCTAACAAAGAATGGCGAGGTAGTGATGTCTTGCATCTTTCCTCATTCCGATCTTTTAACCCTGTTGTGGTTGGTCTgtgcctccccatctctcctccccttccctcctccttctctgcaTCCCCACTCGTCTTAACcatatcccctccctctctctcaccgggTGGCAATATCCTCCAAGTCCTCCTGGCCTGAGGGGGGCATCACTGTCGGAGTCCTATTGGCTTTGCTGTGCCTCTGGTAGGCCCGGGAGTACTTCTTGAgcttcctgttcctctcctggGCGCCGTGCGTGTTGACGCTGGACTAGTCGATGCCGTACACCTGGAGACCGTACTGCAGCGACAGGAAGGAGCACAGGTAACCTTTCCCCGAGCCCACATCAATCACCTGGGAGACAAAGATTTATTGTGATGGGTCAGAAAATAATGTAGTCCAGTCGATGTTGTTCAAGCTTGGTCTTGGGTGCACTACTCATAGGGTGTACAGGCTTTCGTTCTAGCCCACCACTGTTTAATtcatcaactaatcatcaagcccttgataaGTTGAGTCGGGTGTGTAAGGccggaacaaaagcctgcatacACCAGGAGCAGGATTGAAGAACACTGTTGTGGTCAGGGCCAGGGCACACGGTAGCAAAACATTAACGTTTTAAAAAGAAAACTGAGTTTCTTATTTGATAATATCAGAAGGTACCTCAGTCTGTTTGAGTGTTTTCTTTCTGTTTTGTGCCTGCTAAAATGAGACCCGGTTGTGTCTTTCACCTGTTTGACCCGGCAGCGCTGGGCTAGACTGGCCACCACCTCTGACATGGCCTGCACCTCATGGGACTTCTTGGAGTTCATAAACTCATCACTCTCCACCACAGCAGCTGGAACTGTCAATGGACACACATGTGCAATGTCAGTGAATCCTTGCATGGATGGCAGAACTGTACACTATCTGTGCATTGCTATTGATTGACCTGTGACCAAACCATAGAATTACtataattatatttctatatCAGTGACACTAATGACAGTGTGTTACAATGACAGAACCAAGGCCttagacaaaaaaaaaaacatttcccctTTAGTTATTCTTAGGATAGGTTAGGATAGTGTCCATTCTTTTGTACCTTCCTCCAGGGGTTGAGCATTGTCAGTGTGTCTGAGGGATTGCAGTAGCTCTGTGCGGCCCACACAGACCCCGAGGCCAGGCAGGGAGTGGGCATAGGCAGCCTCCAAGAGCTCAGCCACATCCACCAGGCGCTTACTAATCATCACAGAAACCAAAGGTGATCTTCTGGCTTTTCGAgagtaaaaaagaaaagaaacatAAGTTGTCCTTTGtttattttattcaacattttgaCTTTGATAAATATTACAACCGTGTAATAACAATTACATCTGAAACATTTCATATTTGTCAATGAATCATCGACAAAATAACACTTACTGGTACCACTGCCATGATTTAAGTAGTGTTCTGGCGCCCTCTTGTGGTCACCATTCAAAGTGATCTCTGTCAAGACCTCCACGGGTGGCACAGCCATGAACTGGTCCCATACATCGCAAGTGTAGAAATCCACAGTGTGGGCATTGGCGATGCTCAgtgaaacagagaggaagagttTAACAGCATCTATTTTTTTCTGAATCGCTTCCAGAGAATTAATGGAAGATGCCATTGAATAAAAACTCTAACCTAGACCTGTTTACAGCAGGTCCAAGAATGACTCCCCTCTTTACAGTATAATCAGGCATAACTAGTTGCAACTGAACGACGATGATTTTCTTAGCACGTATGTGGCAGCCATGTTGGGTGTACCGAAATACATTGAGTTCTACGGACGCTATCCTTACTTACGCACCAACACAAATGACGTCCCTCGTGGTCGATTGCTCGTGGATGGATTTGTCATGTCTTTCTGAGACCACCACGTACGTCAAAACAATGCGACGAAAACACATGCGACGTAAACCACATGAAACGTGCGATATTTTGCTAAAATTGAGTGAAATGGCACCACCAGCACAGCAGAAAATGAAGACCAAGGGCACATTTGACGGAAAACGTGCCAATAGAAACCAACCCTACAATCGACCAGGGGGCAAGAAGAAGTGGGTCTCTGAGCACAAAGTATTCGACGGCAGTATTGGAGAAGGTAGCTCAGCTCGCTTGCCAGTGCTAGCTAGCCATAGTCTGAGTTCCAGtcactttagctagctaacttgccaCTGGAATATAATAGTTAGCTGAACAGAGACGGCAACCAGGTTAAGCTAGCCTATCTAGCTATCTAAAGTGTGTTTAGAATTGCAGTTAATGTATATTGTATAAAATGAAATCATTCAATATGTAGAGTGCCAGGATAACTAGACCTTCCAACTGTGGAAGTGGGGAATCTATAAAGGTCCTGATTAATCTatgaagacccccccccccccccccctttgatcAATTAGCTAATACACTAACTTAGCTACATGGGTGGCTAAATGTTTGTGTAAGTTAACAAACAGTGTTTTTGCAGATACACATTAATGCTTGAACCATAAACATCTCTCTTTCCTCAGGCCAGGGCTTTGCCTTCAAAAGGAAGGAGAAAGTGAAACATGAATACAACAAACTGCTacggaaggagaggaggaagagcacAGAGGTCAAAACCCAATATACAGAACAGTACCCCGAACATCTGAGGCATCTCTACGAGGCTGAGGCCGAGAAACTGAGGAATGAGGTTAAGACGAACAGAATCAACAGAACCAAAGCTAGGATGGCTGGCGGTGGTGGTCCAGTAGAGGAGGAAGCAGCTCCCATGGCTGTGAATGAAGCCCCCACGGACCTAGCTACAGCCATAGACCCTGCAGAGGACATCTCCTCTGACAAGACTGACTCTGCCCCACAGCCCACTCCAGCTGCAGCCTCAAAGAATGACAGGTAGTCACTTAAATGTTTgtatactgctttactcatttcatttgtatatgttgtattgtattctactgtattttagtcaacgccactctgacattgcttgtcttAATATTGATATATTTCTTAGTTCCATTATTttgcttttagatttgtgtgtattgttgtgaattgttagatattactgcactgttggagttaggaacacaagcatttcactacacccgcaataacatctgccaaataTGTGTCTGTGACAATACAAATAGCTAATCTGGTTTGGAGTAAAGCAGTTTgtgcaaaaaaaatgtaaatgcattaTCCATTGCAGTGTACTGTGTGAAATGTAATTGCTGTCAATGAAGTGTGGCAATGCTTTGTGCGAAATGTGGTTGCAGTCAAGGCCAACCACTTGAAGGAGTTACAATGCAACATGTTAATGTGTCGTTGTGTTCCAGTCTACCCATGAGTAACCGGAGTAAAAAGAAAATGCTGAGGAAGACTTCCTATCAGAAAACAAAAGAGGAGTTTGAAAGTGTTAAAGAAAAGCAGAAGAATAAGAAAGAGGTATAGTTTTTCACGTTCTCAATTAAAGCCCTCAGAAAAGTACTATCGTAGGTCAAAAGCGTTGGACTGTTCTCAACGAGTGGTATTTTCTTCCTCCATATAGGAGTTTTTGAAGAACAAGGAGCAGAAAGAAGAAGCTATCAAGAAGTACAAACAGAAGAAAATGGAGACATTTCAGATCCTGAGCAAAAAGACGAAGAAGGGTCAGCCCAACCTGAACCTACAGATGGAATACCTGCTCCAGAAGATTCAAGGGACCGGGCCGGGATAATGACCCAGAAAAATGGACGTCGGAGGCTTCAAATAGCAAATATACAGTTGGAACTCTTACTGTGATGGTTTTATATCATAGATGAGTCTTGTTCTTATTTTGTGAACTGCCACTTTGAATAGATTGTATCATAATAGATTTTCAGACTTTTTAGCGGTTTATTTACATTTTGAACCACAAGGTGGCATTTGTGAGAGCTGTTCTtgtaaaatatttaaatattaattTCAAATAAGCAACAATTTCTATTAAATGTTAATAAAAGGTTGTAAGTGAAGTCTGGTTTATTATTCTATATATGACTGCACCAAAAACTAAAGCTAGTGTTGATCCAAGTAGACTGCAGAATTGAGAGTTACAAATGTAGTGTTTAATTTGTAGCGGGACAAAATAGAGACCGTGTCCTGGACACCCTTTGGACGGCACCGTGTACCGCCTTGCCCAGGCGTTGTCATAGTTACAGATTATGTGTCGCGCACAAGTCTTTTGATGTCCATGCTGCCCTTCCACTGTCGCTGTCATTCTAATAGTACTAATTACCTGTTGCATGTTGATATTTAACGGGAGCTCTGTCTATCCTAAGTGGTGATTATTAGTGAGAACTCAAACCTAAATCCCCTCAGGCGACTGCCCCATGACATCACATGGTATGCGAATTACTTTTCAAAGCGTCGTTTGAGAGGCAAGAACTTTCTAAATAGGAAGTGCGATCATCGCTTTCTTTATTTTGGTCCACGTTGAAAGTTTCAGGGCTAATATCTTAATCTTTTGGATGTAAAAAGGTAAGTTATTAGTGTTTCTTTTGCTTATCCGATTAATTATTTTGATTGCTTATTTTACTCAATACAGAATGCATGAACTTGCCTATGTGAACATTTTTATGGATCATATAGACGTAAGAAATTATACATATTTTCACATCCATCGGTTTAAAAATGGTATACACGGTGACAAGCACACACTAGTTTCGATTTTGTCAGAAAGGGCAACAAACATCTTGCACAAATTATAGTATTGTTTTCTTTTTAGATTCTGACGGTTTTATACATAATtaatgcctaattaaataaaggttaaattaaacaaAATCCTACTGTTGCCATTTATGTTGGATATTCTCCTTCTAATGAGAACTAACCAAACTGACATTTCCTTCTAAATGGGATGCTACATTCTTTCTTGGTCTGGCTAGATGAGTAAAAGGCAGATGGACATCTTGGTCCCAAAGTGGAATACAGTGTTTTGTAATATGATAGGCTATCAGCTACCAACCcggtctcagagcatttcttattattctgtatgtaaatcagaGACACTCCATTTtgaatgatatgttacgtttcgtatggtatgtattaatttgtgaatAATGTTACCCACATTTGTCAACACCTACAGAGCATGTCATGTTATTTTTCTACCTCAACTAAAACTGCTACTGTACAGACCTCATGAGTTCAAGTCTGATCGGTCTTGATTTGAAGCccatgatgctgtcacccacACCTAACGTTCGCCATTTCCACAGAAGCCCTATCCGCTATAACCACTTCCCCCCGCCCCAATTTGTTGTGGTTAACTGTAGCCCTGCTTTACAATGTAGTGAAAAACAGAGCAGCTCAGGGTGCAGATTAGCAATAGACTGACAGCAGCTCAAGGATGTTGCTCTCTAGAGCACAGACTGTAATACTTCTGTGTTTAGAAGATACAGGCAGCCTACCGACTGCTAATATTCAGTGTTCCCAAACCTGAAGAGAATTTCATTGAGTGGTTTTTATTCACAATGTCTAGACTGTAGTCTATGGTATGCAGGAATTAACATAGTTGTGAGGATTGTGTGCTTCGGTATTAAGATAAGCCATTATGTTTACATACTTCCCAGTACGTTAGCTAGGATGAAAGTCTCAGCTTATGAAAAAGGGAATTTATACCCAAAGGACTGCTGACACGTGATTCAAGACCAAACTTTTCTCATAGTGTTACTATTGAGTAACAACTATCTCCTTTCCTGTATTCTTTCACATAGATAAGAGACTTTCATCACAGAAAGAGTTCTGCTTTCATGCATTACTAGCCTACAACACACTACCAACATGACACACATCTCAAAAGCTGCTTTTagacaggcagaccaattctgatattttttcactaattggtcttttgacaattcagatcagctctgaaaaagatctgatgtgaaaagatctgatgttatTGGTCGAAAAaaacaattagtggaaaaaaatatcaaaattgggctgcctgtttaAAAGCAGTCAAACAATGACTTATGAGAGCGTATACATCCAAAAAGAAAACATTGATGCTCTCTGTAATCATCATGGTCTTCATGTACCCACTTTTCAAACAGATTTAAGGTTATATTCTAATGTCTTCCTTTTTATTCTTCCCAGGAACCTGGGAACAAAACAGACCATTTACTGAGATATGAAAACTCCTAGACAGACCATTTACTGAGATATGAAAACTCCTAGACAGACCATTTACTGAGATATGAAAACTCCTAGACAGACCATTTACTGAGATATGAAAACTCCTAGACAGACCATTTACTGAGATATGAAAACTCCTAGACAGACCATTTACTGAGATATGAAAACTCCTAGACAGACCATTTACTGAGATATGAAAACTCCTAGACAGACCATTTACTGAGATATGAAAACTCCTAGACAGACCATTTACTGAGATATGAAAACTCTTAGACAGACCATTACTGAGATATGAAAACTCTTAGACAGTCTCTGTGGCCTCATCACTACTGACTTGTGGTGCCTGGTCTCATCGCTCACCATGACCCAAACCGGCCAGGCCGAGGAGTGAGACAGCCATGTCTGATTCTACCTTGTTCAGAGCCACCAGAATACTCTGCAGAAGTATATCTAGTGACATGGAGGAGTCTGAGGCCAAGGGCAGAGGAGGAGCTGTCCCCATGAGGAAGAGTTCAGACAGGAGGGGTTCTGACTGGGGAAGCATCGCCATGCTGGATAAGACCAAGGAATTCTTCCAGACCTGCGATGTGGAGGGCAAAGGCTTCATCACACGCACCGATATGAGGGTACGAGGAGGGGCGATGGGGGGGGCTTGTTTTGCCTCAGTTTTACACTTCATCACACGCACCGATATGAGGGTACGAGGAGGGGGCGATGGGGGGGCTTGTTTTGCCTCAGTTTTACACTTGTTAGAAACTTAGATGTTATGGACATAGATGTCTATCTCATTGATGCAGCCATGCTTAGATAATTGTTTTGACAGAGGGACAATTATGGGAATTATGTCaaaacccactgggcaaaaactgattgaatcaacgttgtttccacgtcatttcaaccccaaaatttaatttgatgacgttgaatcaatgtgggaa from Oncorhynchus kisutch isolate 150728-3 linkage group LG9, Okis_V2, whole genome shotgun sequence harbors:
- the LOC116375245 gene encoding thyroid transcription factor 1-associated protein 26 homolog, translating into MRRKPHETCDILLKLSEMAPPAQQKMKTKGTFDGKRANRNQPYNRPGGKKKWVSEHKVFDGSIGEGQGFAFKRKEKVKHEYNKLLRKERRKSTEVKTQYTEQYPEHLRHLYEAEAEKLRNEVKTNRINRTKARMAGGGGPVEEEAAPMAVNEAPTDLATAIDPAEDISSDKTDSAPQPTPAAASKNDSLPMSNRSKKKMLRKTSYQKTKEEFESVKEKQKNKKEEFLKNKEQKEEAIKKYKQKKMETFQILSKKTKKGQPNLNLQMEYLLQKIQGTGPG
- the LOC116375328 gene encoding methyltransferase-like protein 25, whose protein sequence is MISKRLVDVAELLEAAYAHSLPGLGVCVGRTELLQSLRHTDNAQPLEEVPAAVVESDEFMNSKKSHEVQAMSEVVASLAQRCRVKQVIDVGSGKGYLCSFLSLQYGLQVYGID